The Miscanthus floridulus cultivar M001 chromosome 17, ASM1932011v1, whole genome shotgun sequence genome has a window encoding:
- the LOC136517697 gene encoding GDSL esterase/lipase At5g45670-like gives MGRRACAWQVVVVAALAVLGAAATMVRAAPQVPCYFIFGDSLVDNGNNNFIASMARANYPPYGIDFAGGPTGRFSNGLTTVDAIAKLLGFDDFVPPFSGANSQQLLRGANFASAAAGIREETGQQLGGRISFSGQVQNYQSAVQEVISILGDEDSAATHLSRCIFTVGMGSNDYLNNYFMTAFYSTGSRYTPEQYADALAQDYSRLLQVMYRYGARKVALIGVGQVGCSPNELAQRSANGVTCVEQINHAVRIFNQRLVGMVDRFNKLPGAHFTYINIYGIFDDILKSPGAHGLKVTNAGCCGVGRNNGQVTCLPFQMPCANRHQYVFWDAFHPTEAANILVAQRTYSAKLASDVHPVDLRTLARL, from the exons ATGGGGCGGCGCGCGTGCGCGTGGCAGGTGGTCGTCGTGGCTGCCTTGGCCGTCCTCGGCGCGGCGGCGACGATGGTGCGGGCGGCGCCGCAGGTGCCGTGCTACTTCATCTTCGGGGACTCGCTCGTGGACAACGGCAACAACAACTTCATCGCGTCGATGGCAAGGGCCAACTACCCGCCCTACGGGATCGACTTCGCCGGCGGCCCCACCGGCCGCTTCAGCAACGGCCTCACCACCGTCGATGCCATCG CTAAGCTCCTGGGCTTCGACGACTTCGTGCCCCCGTTCTCCGGCGCAAACAGCCAGCAGCTCCTCCGCGGCGCCAActtcgcctccgccgccgccggtaTCCGGGAGGAGACGGGCCAGCAGCTG GGTGGCCGGATAAGCTTTAGCGGGCAGGTGCAGAACTACCAGTCGGCGGTGCAGGAGGTGATCAGCATCCTGGGCGACGAGGACTCCGCGGCGACGCACCTGAGCCGGTGCATCTTCACGGTGGGGATGGGCAGCAACGACTACCTCAACAACTACTTCATGACGGCCTTCTACAGCACGGGCAGCCGGTACACGCCGGAGCAGTACGCGGACGCGCTGGCCCAGGACTACTCCCGGCTGCTGCAGGTGATGTACAGGTACGGCGCCCGGAAGGTGGCGCTCATCGGCGTGGGGCAGGTCGGGTGCAGCCCCAACGAGCTGGCGCAGCGCAGCGCCAACGGCGTCACCTGCGTCGAGCAGATCAACCACGCCGTCCGGATCTTCAACCAGCGGCTCGTCGGCATGGTGGACAGGTTCAACAAGCTCCCCGGCGCGCACTTCACCTACATCAACATCTACGGCATCTTCGACGACATCCTCAAGTCCCCCGGAGCCCACGGCCTGAAGGTGACCAACGCGGGATGCTGCGGCGTGGGCAGGAACAACGGGCAGGTGACGTGCCTGCCGTTCCAGATGCCGTGCGCCAACCGGCACCAGTACGTCTTCTGGGACGCCTTCCACCCGACGGAGGCCGCCAACATCCTCGTCGCCCAGAGGACCTACAGCGCCAAGCTCGCCTCCGACGTGCACCCGGTCGACCTCCGCACGCTCGCACGCCTCTAG